Proteins from a single region of Desulfobacter postgatei 2ac9:
- a CDS encoding GGDEF domain-containing protein, which produces MNQLDMMATRDVLTRVLTRKRFFELGEPLFNASGSELYVLMIDIDYLKKINDQYGHDVGDIVLKTVANVIKDVLPPDAIFGRMGGKDFSVMYTAQTHEVSMDIVSDILKTVAETRIPLKDGSAVSCTISIGIGRKYPEFNSLGSLLQEADITLCQAKESGRNTSIFRDR; this is translated from the coding sequence ATGAATCAACTTGATATGATGGCCACCCGGGACGTTTTAACCCGTGTGTTGACCCGAAAGAGATTTTTTGAACTTGGAGAGCCCCTGTTCAATGCGTCAGGCAGTGAATTATATGTCCTGATGATTGATATTGACTATCTTAAAAAGATCAATGATCAGTATGGCCATGATGTGGGCGACATCGTTTTAAAAACAGTGGCAAATGTCATCAAAGATGTCTTGCCACCGGATGCAATATTCGGGCGCATGGGCGGTAAAGATTTTTCCGTCATGTACACGGCACAGACCCACGAAGTGTCTATGGATATTGTTTCGGATATCCTGAAAACCGTTGCCGAAACCCGGATTCCCCTGAAGGACGGCAGTGCTGTGTCCTGTACAATTTCCATTGGAATTGGACGTAAATATCCTGAATTCAATTCCCTGGGCAGCCTGTTACAAGAGGCGGACATAACCCTTTGCCAGGCCAAGGAGAGCGGCCGGAATACCAGTATTTTCAGGGATCGATAG
- a CDS encoding ABC transporter substrate-binding protein — MAVDPNIKIVVADDSGTMRIMFKQILAKAGFSNLVMAVNGVDGLEKVKVEKPDLVISDWNMPTLDGLGFLKELRASEAFKDLPFIMATAQADMGQQKAILEAGGNAHCPKPFNEQEITKAIERAFSGGMKKQRITKKRSIIGGRVELNVAHIQITDHLALGALKHRINQGDVTPQHFDLSTSLMGGWNPIQEGLESGEIDCAFVLAPIAMDLFAYDSPIQLVLFAHKNGSTFVRSRHYDYRFDSLQSFYKYKVVDIPHKMSVHHMLAHQFLKELGLKPGVPGKKAINVRFEVVPPIKMPGIMKENEDVGGFMVAEPVATKAIKGGIGNLEFYSATRWENHPCCIVAMQKDFIQKHPEAVQEFVSLLVDTGEFIENDKARAANIAVKFLDPEGKMGLSSQVLQNVFSQPMAICWDGLYPEASDLDKIQRYMHDVMEIGKIIDLENFIDPSFANIAFNIN, encoded by the coding sequence ATGGCGGTAGACCCGAATATCAAAATTGTTGTGGCAGATGATTCAGGCACTATGCGGATAATGTTCAAACAAATCCTGGCTAAAGCCGGATTTTCAAATCTTGTTATGGCGGTGAACGGTGTAGACGGCCTTGAAAAAGTAAAAGTTGAAAAACCTGATCTTGTCATCTCCGACTGGAACATGCCCACGCTCGATGGCCTTGGATTTCTCAAAGAATTAAGAGCCTCTGAAGCATTTAAGGATCTGCCTTTTATCATGGCCACGGCCCAGGCCGACATGGGCCAGCAGAAAGCCATCCTGGAAGCCGGTGGGAATGCCCATTGCCCAAAGCCGTTTAATGAACAGGAAATAACAAAGGCGATTGAAAGGGCTTTCTCCGGAGGGATGAAAAAACAGCGGATAACAAAAAAGCGAAGCATTATTGGAGGGCGCGTTGAACTCAATGTCGCCCACATTCAGATTACCGACCACCTTGCTCTGGGCGCCCTGAAACACCGCATTAACCAAGGGGATGTGACCCCCCAGCACTTTGATCTGTCCACCAGCCTGATGGGTGGATGGAACCCGATACAGGAAGGCCTTGAAAGCGGGGAAATTGACTGCGCCTTTGTTCTGGCACCCATTGCCATGGACCTGTTTGCCTATGACTCCCCTATTCAGCTGGTCCTGTTTGCCCACAAGAACGGTTCCACATTTGTGCGCTCCCGGCATTATGATTACAGGTTTGACTCTTTGCAAAGCTTTTACAAATACAAGGTTGTGGATATTCCTCACAAAATGTCGGTTCACCACATGCTTGCACATCAATTTTTGAAGGAACTGGGGCTCAAACCCGGTGTTCCGGGGAAAAAAGCGATTAATGTGCGCTTTGAGGTGGTTCCACCCATTAAGATGCCCGGCATTATGAAAGAAAACGAAGATGTGGGGGGATTTATGGTTGCCGAACCGGTTGCCACCAAAGCCATCAAGGGGGGAATCGGCAACCTGGAATTTTATTCAGCCACACGCTGGGAGAATCATCCCTGCTGCATTGTGGCCATGCAAAAGGACTTTATCCAGAAACATCCTGAAGCTGTTCAGGAGTTTGTCTCTCTGCTGGTCGATACCGGCGAGTTTATTGAAAACGATAAGGCCCGGGCGGCGAACATTGCCGTAAAATTCCTGGACCCCGAAGGTAAAATGGGGTTGAGTTCTCAGGTGCTTCAAAATGTATTTTCCCAGCCCATGGCCATCTGTTGGGACGGACTCTATCCGGAAGCATCAGATTTAGATAAAATTCAAAGATACATGCACGATGTCATGGAGATCGGCAAAATTATTGACCTTGAAAACTTTATTGACCCCAGTTTTGCCAACATCGCATTTAATATAAATTAA
- a CDS encoding ABC transporter permease: MKSIEKNFQDRAVQVGLSSFFTRVWSGWKYELAGLVLFACAWAVITQVIFTRPGLSHFKGFLPGPTLTAMADAFQNSRFWMSVFASLRRIVVGIAISAVIGLPLGILIGFFTRLRKLTYSPIQFVRMISPLSWMPIALLLFTSFESAVHFLIVMATICPIILNTAIGVMDINPQWIKMALNQGANNVQLIQTIVIPYSIPHMMTSIRLALGIAWIVLVPAEFLGVSSGLGYLINDARDTMEYDKLMAVIIAIGMLGFILDKVFQKLQHRFSWSWTDDV; the protein is encoded by the coding sequence TTGAAATCAATTGAAAAAAATTTCCAGGATAGAGCCGTCCAGGTCGGCTTATCATCATTTTTCACCCGGGTATGGTCGGGCTGGAAATATGAACTTGCCGGACTTGTCCTGTTTGCCTGTGCCTGGGCCGTTATCACACAGGTTATCTTCACCAGGCCTGGACTGTCCCATTTTAAAGGTTTTCTACCCGGCCCGACTCTAACGGCCATGGCAGACGCTTTTCAGAATTCCAGATTTTGGATGTCGGTTTTTGCAAGCCTGCGTAGAATCGTTGTAGGGATAGCCATATCAGCAGTCATCGGACTCCCATTGGGCATACTGATCGGTTTTTTCACTCGTCTTCGCAAGCTGACCTATTCGCCGATTCAATTCGTAAGAATGATCAGCCCCCTGTCATGGATGCCCATTGCATTGCTTTTATTTACCAGCTTTGAATCCGCAGTTCATTTTTTGATTGTAATGGCGACAATTTGTCCTATAATACTCAATACAGCCATTGGTGTCATGGATATTAACCCCCAGTGGATAAAAATGGCTTTGAACCAGGGTGCCAATAACGTTCAACTCATTCAAACGATTGTTATTCCATATTCCATCCCACATATGATGACCAGCATCAGACTGGCGCTGGGGATTGCATGGATTGTTTTGGTCCCGGCAGAATTTTTAGGGGTATCATCGGGTCTCGGCTATCTGATTAACGATGCCAGGGATACCATGGAATATGACAAACTTATGGCCGTAATCATTGCCATCGGCATGCTGGGATTTATACTCGACAAAGTTTTCCAGAAATTGCAGCACAGGTTCAGCTGGTCATGGACCGACGATGTTTAA
- a CDS encoding ABC transporter substrate-binding protein has protein sequence MEFNHVKPVCPNSISRRSFLKTAIGTAGIAACAPMVFPCSAAAKKRPLKIGYLPITDATPLLVAYTLGYFSHEGLHVEPPVMVRSWKVLSESFLTGKFDLAHMLFPIPVWMRFKQNVPVKVLAWNHTNGSAVTVKTDAGINRFADLAGKQVAVPSWYSMHNLVMQLGLQVQGLEAVIRPPGSKLAPHEVNLFILPPPDMPQALLGNKIDAFIVADPFNALAQEKFSAKIMRYSGDIWKNHPCCVVVANDHLIQESPIVIQKAVNAIVRAQAWCLQNPEETAHLLSRDGEGFLPVKESILHRVFGAIPEKELIHPQWNVERIGFQPFPFPSATRFILEQMKKTKVEGNTDFLTTLDVNRAVAQLVDDRFVRKALDDMGGVKAFSHRDTEDLFSREETVEIN, from the coding sequence ATGGAATTTAACCATGTAAAGCCGGTATGCCCCAACAGTATTTCACGGCGAAGTTTTTTAAAAACAGCAATAGGGACAGCAGGCATAGCCGCCTGTGCCCCCATGGTATTTCCTTGCTCGGCAGCGGCAAAAAAAAGACCGTTAAAAATAGGTTATCTGCCCATTACAGATGCCACCCCTTTACTCGTTGCATACACTCTGGGTTATTTTTCCCACGAAGGACTTCATGTGGAACCGCCGGTCATGGTGCGGTCATGGAAAGTACTTTCCGAATCCTTTTTAACGGGTAAGTTTGATTTGGCCCACATGCTTTTTCCCATCCCCGTATGGATGCGATTCAAGCAGAACGTACCCGTCAAGGTTCTGGCCTGGAATCACACCAATGGCAGTGCGGTCACTGTTAAAACAGACGCCGGCATCAACCGGTTTGCGGATCTGGCCGGCAAACAGGTGGCCGTGCCCTCATGGTACTCCATGCACAATCTGGTCATGCAGTTAGGACTTCAGGTCCAGGGGCTTGAAGCTGTGATCCGACCGCCGGGCTCAAAGCTTGCCCCCCACGAGGTGAATCTTTTTATTCTGCCCCCCCCGGATATGCCCCAGGCGCTTTTGGGAAATAAGATAGACGCATTTATCGTGGCGGACCCCTTCAACGCGCTGGCTCAGGAAAAATTTTCGGCAAAAATTATGCGATATTCCGGAGATATCTGGAAAAATCATCCCTGTTGTGTTGTCGTCGCCAATGACCACCTGATCCAAGAAAGCCCCATAGTAATTCAAAAGGCGGTAAATGCCATTGTAAGAGCCCAGGCGTGGTGCCTGCAAAACCCAGAGGAAACGGCTCATCTGCTCAGCAGGGACGGCGAAGGATTTTTGCCGGTAAAAGAATCAATTCTTCACAGGGTTTTTGGTGCCATCCCCGAAAAAGAACTGATACACCCCCAGTGGAATGTAGAAAGAATCGGTTTCCAGCCCTTTCCTTTTCCATCAGCCACCCGATTTATTCTGGAACAGATGAAAAAAACCAAGGTTGAAGGCAACACGGATTTTCTGACAACCCTTGATGTAAATAGAGCCGTTGCACAGCTTGTGGACGACCGTTTTGTCAGAAAAGCCCTTGACGACATGGGGGGAGTGAAAGCGTTCAGCCATCGCGACACAGAAGATCTCTTTTCCAGGGAAGAAACCGTTGAAATCAATTGA
- a CDS encoding ABC transporter ATP-binding protein codes for MKIDIEKICKSYDGPGKKKHQILKDISFSINPGDFVIILGESGCGKTTLLNMLAGLENPTCGQIRVNGNPIVGIHPSRSMLFQQPALIPWLSVKENVAYGCKIRKETQYLEYRVSQFLEIMGLTGSADAKPSQLSLGMAQRVCLARALVGRPQVLLLDEPFASLDTFTQAHIQEELVNLWMSESFTAVFVTHDIDEAIRLGNKIVVLAGSPAGISDIFDINVPYPRKQHDPVIKALRTDILERFKIAYLVKRSLTNGI; via the coding sequence TTGAAAATAGATATTGAAAAAATCTGTAAATCCTACGACGGGCCGGGGAAAAAAAAACATCAGATTCTCAAGGATATTTCCTTTTCCATAAATCCTGGGGATTTTGTGATTATTCTGGGTGAATCGGGTTGTGGAAAGACCACCCTGCTGAACATGCTGGCTGGGCTTGAAAATCCGACCTGCGGTCAAATTCGGGTGAACGGCAACCCTATTGTCGGCATCCATCCCTCACGTTCCATGCTGTTCCAGCAACCGGCCCTGATCCCATGGCTCAGCGTTAAGGAGAATGTGGCCTATGGTTGTAAAATCAGGAAAGAGACCCAGTATCTGGAATACCGGGTAAGCCAGTTTCTCGAAATCATGGGGCTGACAGGTTCGGCTGATGCAAAACCCAGCCAGCTCTCTTTAGGTATGGCTCAGCGGGTCTGCCTGGCCAGGGCGCTGGTGGGACGTCCCCAGGTCCTGCTGCTTGACGAGCCCTTTGCCTCGTTAGATACCTTTACCCAGGCCCATATCCAGGAAGAACTGGTAAACCTGTGGATGTCCGAAAGCTTTACCGCGGTCTTTGTCACCCATGATATTGATGAAGCCATACGCCTTGGCAATAAAATTGTTGTTCTGGCTGGTTCCCCTGCCGGGATTTCCGATATTTTCGATATCAATGTACCCTACCCCAGAAAACAGCATGATCCTGTGATCAAAGCGTTGAGAACCGATATTCTTGAACGATTTAAAATCGCATATTTAGTTAAACGGAGCCTGACGAATGGAATTTAA
- a CDS encoding ABC transporter substrate-binding protein: MRSWEQVERGFASGDIHAAFMDIAQAMYLFNKGSAISMLMFTHRAGSRVIMANQIQRLADLKGKSVLIPHRLSIQHLLLHRLLSAGNLKIAGSGKLGESVRIESVPFALMPEMASSDLDGDIAAFICPAPFGDAEVEKKGFKHLLLSRDLWKDHPGSVFVVHQDLLVTKGEDLALMVSCLLYSARELDRYMSSSPDTAENTIERISASFLGLSGEQIRRTLNTSGITYCPKLLAPDMQILNIVLDYMRTTMKVMPIEADLNGFVRPEFIDTVLSEL, translated from the coding sequence ATGCGTTCCTGGGAACAGGTGGAGAGGGGATTTGCATCCGGGGATATTCATGCCGCTTTTATGGATATTGCCCAGGCCATGTATCTGTTTAACAAGGGTTCGGCAATATCCATGCTCATGTTCACTCACAGGGCAGGCAGCAGAGTCATTATGGCCAACCAAATTCAAAGATTGGCGGATCTTAAAGGTAAAAGCGTTTTGATTCCGCACAGGCTCAGTATTCAACATCTGCTTTTGCACAGACTGCTGAGTGCAGGAAATTTAAAAATCGCCGGTTCGGGAAAATTAGGAGAAAGCGTCAGAATTGAATCAGTACCGTTTGCCTTGATGCCGGAAATGGCCAGTTCGGATCTTGACGGCGATATTGCAGCTTTTATCTGCCCTGCCCCCTTTGGTGACGCGGAGGTTGAAAAAAAAGGATTCAAACATCTGCTCCTTTCCCGGGATTTGTGGAAGGATCATCCGGGTAGTGTATTCGTGGTACACCAGGATCTGCTTGTGACCAAAGGGGAGGATTTGGCCCTGATGGTCAGCTGTCTCCTTTATAGCGCCCGGGAACTTGACCGGTATATGTCATCATCCCCGGACACCGCCGAAAACACCATTGAACGCATCTCCGCCTCTTTTTTAGGCCTTTCTGGCGAGCAGATACGAAGGACACTTAACACCTCCGGGATTACCTATTGCCCAAAACTTCTGGCTCCGGATATGCAAATTTTGAACATCGTGCTTGATTATATGCGTACAACCATGAAGGTCATGCCGATCGAAGCCGACCTCAATGGATTTGTCAGGCCCGAATTTATTGATACTGTTCTATCGGAATTATAG
- a CDS encoding ABC1 kinase family protein has product MLSFKTISRVTKRYRHLVRYQQIIGIIFKYGFENIIDAMGIDHYLDKIPFSKPHEKLSRNQRIRMVLEELGPTFIKMGQVLSSRPDLIPLDLTRELAKLQDKVPSFSFEQVGQIILSEFGRPISEVFYSFEEAPFASASIGQVHRAELSSKEQVAVKIQRPGIRKTIEVDLEIIHYLAQVMEKNLEDMAIFRPVKIVEEFAQSLEKELDYMVEAANMEQMADQFAREPDIRIPEVYWSHSTQRVLCMEYILGIKADDVEAIDRAALDRKKITRIGADFVMRQIFEFGFFHADPHPGNIFILEDQRICMIDFGMTGFVDSTTRELFIDLLQALASKNTRNTARLLCRLTEPDPSVNMAALEKDIAQFCAVYLSRKLEEINPSRMIHQFLELCTRHGLRIPPDLFLMMKAFISIEGVARTLDPQFDLLNHARPYIKSATLRKYSLPRLSREFLGIARDLFSLLQTLPGDTSSIMTQIKKGKIKITVSLDGLERLMMTQDQTSNRISFAIIIAALILGSAIVLNSRIPPMILGVSIIGIAGFIAAALLGVWLLVAIIRSGRL; this is encoded by the coding sequence ATGCTCAGTTTTAAGACCATTTCCAGGGTCACGAAACGATACCGGCATCTGGTTCGTTACCAACAGATTATCGGCATTATTTTCAAGTACGGATTTGAAAATATTATTGATGCCATGGGGATTGATCATTATCTTGATAAAATTCCGTTCTCAAAACCCCATGAGAAACTGTCCAGGAATCAGCGGATCAGGATGGTTTTGGAGGAGCTTGGGCCCACCTTCATTAAAATGGGCCAGGTATTATCCTCACGGCCGGATCTGATCCCCCTGGACTTGACCCGGGAGCTTGCCAAACTCCAGGACAAGGTGCCGTCATTTTCGTTTGAACAGGTCGGACAAATTATTCTTTCAGAGTTTGGCAGACCCATCAGTGAGGTATTCTATTCCTTTGAGGAGGCTCCTTTTGCTTCGGCCTCCATCGGACAGGTTCACCGGGCGGAACTGTCGTCAAAGGAGCAGGTGGCGGTAAAAATTCAGCGCCCCGGCATCCGTAAAACAATCGAGGTTGATCTGGAAATCATCCACTATCTGGCCCAGGTCATGGAAAAAAACCTGGAAGATATGGCCATATTCCGACCCGTGAAAATTGTTGAAGAATTTGCCCAATCCCTGGAAAAAGAGCTCGATTACATGGTGGAGGCGGCCAATATGGAACAGATGGCTGACCAGTTCGCCAGAGAACCGGACATCCGCATTCCCGAAGTCTACTGGTCCCATTCCACACAACGGGTGCTGTGTATGGAATATATCCTGGGGATCAAGGCCGATGACGTTGAAGCCATTGACCGGGCAGCTCTTGACAGAAAAAAAATCACCCGCATTGGCGCCGATTTTGTCATGCGTCAGATATTTGAGTTTGGTTTCTTCCATGCCGATCCCCATCCGGGCAATATTTTTATTCTGGAAGACCAGCGCATCTGCATGATTGATTTTGGCATGACGGGATTTGTGGATTCAACTACCCGGGAGTTATTCATTGATCTGCTCCAGGCGCTTGCCTCAAAAAATACCAGGAATACAGCCCGTCTGCTTTGCCGTCTGACCGAGCCCGACCCATCGGTCAATATGGCGGCCCTGGAAAAGGATATCGCACAATTTTGCGCGGTATATTTGTCCAGAAAGCTTGAAGAAATCAATCCCAGCCGCATGATTCACCAGTTTCTTGAGCTTTGCACCCGGCACGGGTTGAGAATCCCTCCGGACCTGTTTTTAATGATGAAGGCATTTATCAGTATTGAGGGGGTGGCACGCACACTAGACCCTCAATTTGATCTCCTTAACCATGCCCGGCCCTATATCAAGTCCGCAACCCTAAGAAAATATTCATTACCCCGGCTCTCCCGGGAGTTTTTAGGCATCGCCAGGGATCTCTTTTCCCTGCTTCAGACCCTGCCCGGGGATACAAGCAGCATCATGACCCAGATCAAAAAGGGAAAAATAAAGATCACGGTAAGCCTTGATGGTCTGGAGCGGCTGATGATGACCCAGGATCAGACATCCAATCGGATCTCTTTTGCCATTATCATTGCCGCCCTGATCCTGGGCTCGGCCATTGTACTCAACTCCCGGATCCCGCCCATGATTCTCGGCGTCTCCATCATCGGCATTGCCGGATTCATTGCTGCTGCTCTCCTTGGTGTCTGGCTATTGGTGGCCATTATTCGCAGCGGGCGACTTTAA
- a CDS encoding phasin family protein: protein MLETLKNSLLTGVGMALRSKKEIETFAKEFAEQSEMNQKEAKDFLEECKKRYDEAKSSLDKKVEAVVESVLKRLDLPTRGDIDELNARIDELSKKIEKEA from the coding sequence ATGCTTGAAACCTTAAAAAACAGTCTGCTCACCGGGGTGGGTATGGCGCTGCGCTCCAAAAAAGAAATTGAAACCTTTGCCAAGGAGTTCGCAGAACAGTCTGAAATGAACCAGAAAGAGGCAAAGGACTTTCTGGAAGAGTGTAAAAAACGGTACGACGAAGCAAAATCCAGCCTTGATAAAAAAGTTGAAGCAGTTGTGGAATCGGTACTTAAACGCCTGGATCTGCCCACCCGTGGGGATATTGATGAACTCAATGCCCGGATTGACGAGCTGTCTAAAAAAATTGAAAAAGAGGCCTGA